A single Candidatus Schekmanbacteria bacterium RIFCSPLOWO2_02_FULL_38_14 DNA region contains:
- a CDS encoding trehalose-phosphatase: MKYLFSKWDELREDFINRHIYLFIDYDGTLTPIVEQPDKAAISWDMRNLLRDLSTKQGCSVGIISGRALKDIKRMVGLKRIIYVGNHGLEIGGSKIKFESQISSQLFSIIRNLKEELTDKLSKIKGIFVEDKDVTLSVHYRLATRSSYLLAKKIIEEVIQPFLARNKIKVSYGKKVIDIKPPVQWNKGMAVAWLLARQTFILGDHPIMPIYLGDDVTDEDAFDMLKNKGLTIYIGKPKNSQAKYYLKDTQEVFEFLKKILCLCKN, encoded by the coding sequence ATGAAATATTTATTTAGCAAGTGGGATGAGCTGAGGGAAGATTTCATTAATAGGCACATCTACCTTTTTATAGATTATGATGGCACCCTGACTCCTATTGTAGAACAGCCGGATAAGGCAGCTATTTCCTGGGATATGCGAAATCTTCTAAGGGATTTGTCAACTAAGCAAGGATGTAGCGTAGGAATTATCAGTGGAAGGGCATTAAAAGATATAAAAAGAATGGTTGGTTTAAAAAGGATTATTTATGTAGGAAATCACGGATTAGAAATAGGAGGGTCTAAGATAAAGTTTGAAAGCCAGATTTCATCTCAGTTGTTTTCAATTATAAGAAATTTAAAAGAGGAATTAACTGATAAGTTGTCAAAAATAAAAGGCATATTTGTAGAGGATAAAGATGTGACACTAAGTGTTCATTATCGCTTGGCTACCAGAAGCAGCTATTTATTAGCCAAGAAAATAATTGAAGAGGTTATTCAACCATTCTTAGCAAGAAATAAGATAAAGGTTAGTTATGGGAAGAAGGTTATAGATATAAAACCGCCGGTGCAATGGAACAAAGGCATGGCAGTAGCGTGGCTTCTTGCAAGACAGACATTTATTTTAGGCGACCATCCGATTATGCCCATTTATCTTGGTGATGATGTAACCGACGAAGATGCCTTTGATATGTTAAAAAATAAAGGATTGACTATATACATAGGAAAGCCAAAAAATTCGCAGGCAAAATATTATCTAAAAGATACTCAGGAAGTCTTTGAGTTTTTAAAAAAGATTTTATGTTTATGTAAAAATTAA
- a CDS encoding trehalose-6-phosphate synthase, with amino-acid sequence MVSNREPYMHVIDEATGVFKCLRPASGVVTALDPIVRTCGGTWVAHGGSNADRKFVNSKNKLGVPPEDNRYILKRVWLSKEEEEGYYYGFSNEGLWPLCHITHTRPIFRETDWHMYKRVNQKFAESILEELPAKNPFLFIQDYHFTLLAKFVKERRPDTTIALFWHIPWPNPEVFSICPYHEEILEGMLACDLIGFHVQYHCNNFLDTANRLLESRIDTERFSVIRYGKETFIRAFPISIDGYFSNGASEMKTEQANKILKEFEVEDKIIGIGVERIDYTKGIIERILAIDRFLEKNPQYKNKFVYIQLGAPSRTHIKRYHDLIGEIDELIEKKNWKYADGNWKPIIYLKRHFSPEEIKPFYALADFCIVSSLHDGMNLVAKEYVASKIDLKGALILSCFTGASRELIDAIQINPYSIEEFADAIKLAIEMPVNEKLKRMENMRNIVKENNVYRWAGNIITELTALKKD; translated from the coding sequence ATCGTATCAAACAGAGAACCTTATATGCATGTTATAGATGAAGCTACAGGGGTATTCAAGTGTCTTCGACCTGCAAGCGGAGTGGTAACTGCCTTAGACCCCATAGTGCGAACCTGTGGCGGAACTTGGGTTGCTCATGGAGGTAGTAATGCGGACAGAAAATTTGTAAATTCAAAAAATAAGCTGGGAGTTCCCCCCGAAGATAACCGCTACATTCTCAAAAGAGTTTGGCTATCAAAGGAAGAAGAAGAAGGCTATTATTATGGATTTTCAAATGAAGGATTATGGCCTCTTTGTCATATTACTCATACCAGACCAATATTTAGAGAAACAGATTGGCATATGTATAAGAGAGTAAATCAAAAATTTGCTGAAAGTATTTTAGAAGAATTGCCTGCAAAGAATCCCTTTTTATTTATTCAAGATTATCACTTTACTCTCCTTGCAAAGTTTGTAAAAGAGAGACGCCCGGATACGACAATTGCATTATTCTGGCATATTCCATGGCCAAACCCGGAAGTTTTTTCAATCTGCCCTTACCATGAAGAGATTTTAGAAGGAATGTTAGCCTGCGATTTAATAGGTTTTCATGTTCAATATCATTGTAATAATTTTTTGGATACTGCCAATAGGCTTCTTGAGTCTCGTATAGACACAGAAAGATTTAGCGTAATACGCTACGGCAAAGAGACATTTATAAGGGCATTCCCTATAAGTATAGACGGTTACTTTAGTAATGGTGCTTCTGAAATGAAAACTGAACAGGCAAACAAGATTCTTAAAGAATTTGAAGTAGAAGATAAAATAATTGGCATAGGTGTTGAAAGAATTGATTATACCAAAGGTATAATAGAGCGCATATTAGCCATAGACAGGTTTTTGGAAAAGAACCCTCAATATAAAAATAAATTTGTTTACATACAATTGGGCGCCCCAAGTCGTACCCATATAAAACGCTATCATGATTTAATTGGAGAAATAGATGAACTGATAGAAAAGAAGAACTGGAAGTACGCTGATGGAAACTGGAAGCCAATAATATATCTGAAAAGGCATTTTTCCCCTGAAGAAATTAAGCCGTTTTATGCCCTTGCTGATTTCTGCATTGTAAGCTCCTTGCACGATGGAATGAACTTAGTGGCTAAGGAATATGTTGCGTCAAAAATTGATTTAAAAGGAGCATTGATATTAAGCTGTTTTACTGGAGCTTCCAGAGAATTGATTGATGCCATACAGATAAATCCATATTCTATAGAAGAATTTGCTGATGCTATAAAGCTTGCCATAGAAATGCCAGTTAATGAAAAATTAAAACGGATGGAGAATATGCGGAATATTGTAAAGGAAAATAATGTTTACCGCTGGGCAGGAAATATTATTACCGAATTAACCGCATTGAAAAAAGACTAA